A genomic region of Phragmites australis chromosome 2, lpPhrAust1.1, whole genome shotgun sequence contains the following coding sequences:
- the LOC133907348 gene encoding TPR repeat-containing thioredoxin TTL1-like, translating to MSEADRIRLRAAALELHDDGVRDKPDAKANVFADLGSPVSPLRVRASVTTSSSSSSGSAKSPAPSNAGMAVGRSHSGELVAESNPPRLPGHGHRRCGSGPLIFSGGSSGGSGGGGGDRGSTASSPMLNALPAGNICPSGRVPGPAAVPPPPRSRSDVLGSGTGHYGHGSIMRGAGMAPARSSIEASSFLGHSSRSPASSPGSSGSLQEVTRLGNEWYKKGKYAEALRHYDRAVVLCPESAACRGNRAAALIGLGRLADALSECEEAVRLDPASGRAHSRLAGVCLRLGMIDKARRHFTQAGYLQQSDPAEWQKLQEVEVHLGRCTDARKIGDWKSVLREVDAAIAAGADSSQLLLALRSEALLRLHKLEEAESTLASMLKLDGALPSSLTAANLSGMLSESYIHIVRAQVDMALRRFDTAVAAAEKARDLDPGNAEVGMILNNVRLVAKARAQGNDLFKAAKFSDASIAYGEGLKYDPSNSLLYCNRAACWSKLERWEKAVDDCNEALRIQPNYTKALLRRAASYAKLERWADCVRDYEVLRKELPSDKEVAEALFHAQIALKATRGEDVSNMKFGGEVEIVTNVEQLRAAIGSPGVSVVYFMSTMNQQCTQITPSVNTLCTECPSVNFLKVNVDNSPMVAKAENVRIVPTFKIYKDGVRVKEMICPSLHVLRYSVRHYAVSSS from the exons ATGTCAGAGGCCGACCGgatacgcctccgcgcggcggCGCTGGAGCTGCACGACGACGGGGTAAGGGACAAGCCGGATGCCAAGGCGAACGTCTTCGCGGATCTTGGTTCCCCGGTGTCGCCGTTGCGGGTGCGGGCGAGCGTGACgacgtcctcgtcgtcgtcctccgggTCGGCCAAATCGCCGGCGCCGTCGAATGCTGGGATGGCGGTCGGGAGGAGCCACTCCGGCGAGCTGGTGGCGGAGAGCAACCCGCCGCGGCTGCCGGGGCACGGGCACCGCCGGTGCGGATCTGGGCCGTTGATATTCTCCGGCGGCAGCAGCggggggagcggcggcggcggcggggaccgTGGGAGCACGGCGAGCTCGCCGATGCTGAATGCGCTCCCCGCCGGCAACATCTGCCCGTCCGGGCGCGTCCCGGGGCCGGCGGCcgtgccgcccccgccgcgctCCCGCTCGGACGTGCTCGGATCCGGCACCGGCCACTACGGCCACGGAAGCATCATGCGTGGCGCCGGCATGGCCCCCGCCAGGAGCAGCATTGAGGCCTCGTCGTTCCTCGGACACTCCTCGAGGTCGCCGGCGAGCTCCCCTGGTAGCAGCGGGAGCCTCCAGGAGGTGACCCGCTTGGGGAACGAGTGGTACAAAAAGGGCAAGTACGCGGAGGCGCTGCGCCACTACGACCGCGCCGTGGTGCTGTGCCCCGAGAGCGCCGCGTGCCGCGGCAACCGAGCCGCCGCACTCATAGGACTCGGCCGGCTCGCCGACGCTCTCAGCGAATGCGAGGAGGCCGTCCGGCTCGACCCGGCCAGTGGCCGCGCCCACAGCCGCCTCGCTGGCGTCTGCCTCCG GTTGGGGATGATTGACAAGGCGCGGAGGCACTTCACCCAGGCAGGTTATCTTCAGCAGTCTGACCCTGCCGAGTGGCAGAAGCTGCAGGAAGTGGAAGTGCATCTGGGAAGATGCACAGACGCTAGGAAAATTGGGGATTGGAAGAGTGTGTTGAGGGAAGTTGATGCTGCCATTGCCGCCGGTGCTGACTCCTCTCAGCTG CTTCTTGCCTTGAGGTCAGAAGCACTTCTCCGGCTCCACAAGCTGGAGGAGGCTGAGTCGACTCTTGCAAGCATGCTGAAATTGGATGGTGCATTGCCCTCATCTTTGACAGCAGCAAACCTCTCAGGCATGCTCTCTGAGTCATACATACATATTGTCCGAGCCCAGGTTGACATGGCATTAAGGAG GTTTGATACTGCTGTTGCTGCAGCTGAGAAGGCTAGAGATCTTGATCCTGGGAATGCAGAAGtcgggatgattctgaataatgTGAGACTAGTCGCAAAAGCCCGAGCCCAAGGAAATGATCTCTTTAAGGCTGCCAAGTTTTCTGATGCCTCTATAGCCTATGGTGAAGGGCTCAAGTATGATCCCTCAAATTCATTGCTCTACTGCAATCGAGCGGCTTGCTGGTCAAAGCTAGAAAGGTGGGAGAAAGCTGTTGATGACTGTAATGAGGCACTAAGAATACAACCAAATTATACAAAGGCTCTCTTAAGGCGGGCTGCGTCCTACGCTAAG CTTGAGCGATGGGCTGATTGCGTGCGGGACTATGAGGTGCTTCGGAAAGAGCTTCCCAGTGATAAGGAGGTTGCGGAAGCACTGTTCCATGCTCAAATTGCCCTGAAGGCAACTCGTGGTGAGGATGTATCAAATATGAAGTTTGGAGGAGAGGTAGAGATAGTAACCAACGTAGAGCAACTCCGTGCTGCCATAGGTTCACCAG GGGTGTCTGTTGTATACTTCATGTCGACAATGAATCAGCAATGCACACAAATTACACCTTCGGTGAACACTCTTTGCACTGAATGCCCCTCAGTGAATTTTCTAAAG GTTAACGTTGACAACAGCCCTATGGTGGCAAAGGCAGAGAATGTGCGCATAGTCCCGACGTTTAAGATATACAAAGATGGTGTGAGAGTGAAGGAGATGATCTGCCCTAGCTTGCATGTTCTGCGTTATTCAGTGAGGCACTATGCTGTATCCAGTTCTTGA